The sequence GCGGAGGCGCTGCGCCATGACCTCGACCTCCCCTTCCCCGTCGTGGCCGACGCCGACCTGGCGGTACATGCGCGCTTCGGTCTGGTGGAGGATGGCGCCCCGCTGGCCGCAATCTTCGTCACCGACCGCTACGGCACGATCTACGACGCCTCGGTCGCCGACGCGACGCACCAGATGATGGCACCCGAGGAGGTGCCCGGCTGGCTCGAGTTTGTCGCGTGTGAGTGCTGATCCGGATCTGCGATACCGCGCGCCATCCCCGGGAGCGCCGGCAAGCCACGTGGTTCACCGTGTGGCGCGTGTCCGGGGCCAATGGAGTTTGACGAATTCGTCGGGTGTATGCGGTCGGCATGGACCCGGGGGTGAACCCCCGGGCTGACGAGGGAAGCCAGCTATAGCCGGCTGGGGATGGGGCATGGCTCACAGCCCGGTGACACGGTATTCACCGACTGGTCCGTGCCCGGGGCTGAAACGCTTGGTGTGAGTTAGCCGAGGGCGTGTCGTGCCCCCTTGACAGCGAAAGGTGTCCACCGCCATACCAGCGTGTTCTCCCGTCGCTGCCACGAGCGGAGCTCCCGATGACGGTGGACACCTTCCTGACCCCAGTCTCCGTCCTGGTCAACACCTGCTGCCAGACCGAGCTGGAGCCCGAGACGCACCCCGGTCCCGCGCCCGCGCTGAGCCGCAGTGAGGTGCTGACCCTGGCCATCTTTGGGCAGTGGATGAGGTTCTCCCGTGAGCAGGACTGCTCTCGCTCTGCCGAGCGCCACCTGCGCCCCTACTTCCCGACGCTCCCCCATCGCAGCCAGTACAACCGCCTGCTGCGGCGGCATCAGGCCGCTCTGGCCCAGTTCGCGCTGTATCTGGCCGAGCAGCTCGGACGGGGTCCCGTCGCCTGTGACGTCCTCGATGTGGCCCCGGCCCCGGTGCGCACTACCAAGCGGCGGGGGCGAGGCTGGTTGGCCGGTGAGGCCAACATCGGCTTCAGCTTGCGCCTGGGCTGGTTCGCCGGCTTGGCAGTGCTGACCACCGTCAGCCTGGAGGGGGCGATCACCGGCTGGGGCGTGGCCCCGGCCAGCACCAACGAGCGCCCCCTGGCCGAGACCCTGATCGCTGCCCGCGCCCACCCCGATCCCCGCCTGCCCAGTGTCGGCAGCCCGGTCGGGATCGAGCTGGCCGACAGTGGCTTTGGCGGCGAGGACGACGAGGCGCACCTGGTGGCCACCTATGGCGTGCGGCTGGTGGCCACCCCGCAGCGAGGCAGTCGGCGGCGCTGGCCCACGGCGGTCCGCCGCTGGGTGGCCCGCCATCGCCAGATCGTGGAGACGGTCATCGGGCGGCTGCGGCACACCTTCGGGCTGGCACGCGAACGGCCGCACACCCTGGCAGGTTTCCAGGCGCGGCTGGCGGCCCGGGTGGCGCTGCACAATCTCTGCTGCTGGCTGAATCGGCAGCGGGGACGGCCGCTGCTGGCCGTGGCCAACCTGATCACCTGGTAGCCGCGGCGCCCTAACTCACACCAGGCGTTGTAGCCCGCGAAGGCGGGACAGACTGCCCGCAGGTCAGCCAGGCGCCAGCGGGGCTGCGGCAGCCCGGAGGCCGCCGGAGGGCGGTGCAGCGTCTCGATGAGCGCCTGTCCGTCCGGAGGGGGAACAACCCCGGTGCCCCCGGGCCGTTGCCGCAGTCCCGCGAGGCCATGCGCCCGCTCGGTGACCAGCCAGCGGCAGACCGCCTCCGGCTTGCACGGTGTGTACAGCCCGTGGCGCGCCACCTGGCGGGCCGACTGCCCGTCGGCGATCTGAAGCATGGCGCTGGCGCGCTCGCGCAGGGAGGGGCCGGGGATCGCGGTCGCGTGTCCGTTCCAGGGCGACGCGCTCGGCGGGGGGCAACTCCAGGGTATGCCGGCGCATCCGGTGGCTCCGTTCGCTCCTGTCCCCCAGCACCGCCCAGTATAGCCCGACCAAGTTCTGAAAGATCATAAGCCGGCTTTCCTTGTGAGCCCTGGGGTTTACCCCCGGGCCTTCAGCACCGCACGGAGATCCCCGCACCGCCCGCCTTCGCGGCTGGGCATGGGACCGAAGTTGTGAAATAATGTTCAGGTTGGGGTGAACTTCCGAGACGGCCGGGCCGTGCAATGACCGCCATGGGGGACGATGTGGAGGCCGGCCGGCTCACTGAGGAGGCGCGAGGTGCACCTCGCGATGGAGGAATGACGACGATGTCGGATAGTCCGCTAACCTGTTCCTGTAGCCCGGAACAGGGTGTCCGTTGTCCCGAGGGGCAGCGGCTATACGACAGCGCGCGAGAGCTCCACTTCCGTGCGTTACGCGATCCGCTAAGTCTCAGAGCCTACCGCGAGGCGTGGGCTGCGTATCTGGCGCACGTCTCCGCCCGGCGTGCGCAGTCGGAGCCGGAACCGGATCCATCCCTCTCTCCCAAGGCCGTAGCCTGGCTCCGCTTCCATCGCTGGCTCTACCAGCGCGGGTACTACGCCGACGACGCCAGCGCCGCTTGACCGGCGTGCTTCAACCCGCGTAAGCGCGTGATCGTTGCGCTGGGCACCGCAGCGGGTGTTGTCCCGGTCACACGAGTAGGTGCTCCTGGCAGCGCCCACCCAGCGCAGGCGCAGATGCCGCGCGGCAGAACAACAGGTGCGCTAGCGACGACGCGAGGAGGGGTCGAGGAAATCCCGGATGCCGTCGCCGAGGAAGTTCGATGCCAGCGCGACCGACAGAATCGCGAGACCCGGTCCCGCGGCGACCCACCAATGGTAGAAGCGGGCCGCACCTTCGCGGATCATCGCGCCCCATTCGGGCTCCGGCGGCACCGCCCCCAGGCCGATGAAGCTCAACGACGCGGCCAGCAGCACGACCTGCCCAAAGTCCATCGTCGCATTGACCAGGACTGATGACATCGAGAGTGGCAAGATGTGGCGCGCCATCAACCGCCTGGGGGACGCGCCCATCGCGACCGCGGCCAGCACGTGATCCTGTTCGCGCACCACCAGGATCTGGCCCCGGAGGAGCCGTGCGTAGACCGGCCACCAGACGATGATCATGGCGATCATGGCATTGCCGATACCCGGGCCGAGTGCCGCCGTGATCGCCATTGCCAGCACGATCGGGGGAAATGCCAGGGTGATGTCTGAGATGCGCATGAGGACCTCATCGACCCATCCCCGGAAGAACCCGGCGATGGCACCGACGAGGCAGCCCAGCCCGGCCGAGGCCGCGATCACGATCACGGCAATCCGTAGCGATATCTTTGCCCCGTAGAGCGTCCGGGTGAAGACATCGCGGCCGAGCGCATCGGTTCCGAATGGGTGCTTGAGGCTGGGGCCGCTCAGCCGGGTGCTCGTCGGGTCGAGCGGCCCGAACGGTGCCCACCACTGAACGGTGAGCGCGACCACGACCCACAACGCCAGTACCGCTGTACCCACCAGCACCGGGACGGGCACACGCCGCGAACGAAGACGCAGCGCGGGGAACCAGTGCCGTGAATGCTCCTCAGCGAGCGTCGTGTCAACCGTCATTCATCCCACCCTGGTGCTTCGTTCCGCCTGGTAGGCGGGACTCTGGTGCGTTCCGTTCCATGACCCGCCGGGTGAGGCCGCAGCAGCCGAGTCGCGTGATCACGAGAGGCGAACACGTGGGTCGACCAGCGCATAGGCCACGTCGGTCACGAGATTCGTGACAATGTACGCCGCGCCGACGAAGATCGACACGCCCATGATCGCCGGGAAGTCGAGCGTCCGCGCAGCCTCCACGGCGTACGATCCGATCCCCGGCCAGGCGAAGATCGACTCGGTGAGGACCGCACCCGCGATCAGCGAGGCGAACGAAAGCCCGATGATGGTCAGAACCGGGATCAGCGCGCCACGCAGTGCGTGCGTCACGATGACGCGCGTCTCCGTCAGTCCTTTCGCCCGCGCGGTCCGCACATAGTCCTGGCTGAGCACCTCGATGAGGCTCGCCCGGACCAGGCGCGAGATGATCCCGAGCACGAGCCAGCCCAGGACGACACCCGGCAGCACGAGATGTCTCAGCGCATCCCAGAACAACGGGAAGTCGAGCGCGACGAGGGCGTCGATCGTGTAGAGCCCGGTCAACTCCGGGGGCGGGTTTCGCTGCGGGTCCAGGCGACCGGGGCCGGGGAGGATCCCGAGCTTGCCGTAGAAGATGAAGAGGGCGATCAGTCCCGCCCAGAACACCGGGATCGATGATCCGATCAGTGCGACGAGCCGGGCGACGTGGTCGACCCAGGAATCGCGCTTCAGTGCCGCGACCATCCCGAGCACGACGCCCACCGACACCGCGAACAGCATGGCTGCCAGCGTCAGCTCCAGCGTGGCCGGGAGCCGGCGCAGGAGATCATCTGCCACTGGCGACTTGGTACGGAAGGAAGTCCCCAGGTCTCCGCGCAGCAGGTTCGTCACATAGATCACGTACTGCTCAGGAAGGCTCTTATCCAGCCCCCAGCGCGCTTTGGCCGCTGCCACCACCTGCTCGTTGTGCAGCTGCCGTTCCCCCACGATCGAGGCAAGCGGGTCCGCCGGCACGGTACGCGAGACGACGAACGTCAGGGTGACGATGCCAAGTAGGAGCACCGGCATGAGGAGTAGCCGGCGCATGACA is a genomic window of Sphaerobacter thermophilus DSM 20745 containing:
- a CDS encoding transposase; translation: MTVDTFLTPVSVLVNTCCQTELEPETHPGPAPALSRSEVLTLAIFGQWMRFSREQDCSRSAERHLRPYFPTLPHRSQYNRLLRRHQAALAQFALYLAEQLGRGPVACDVLDVAPAPVRTTKRRGRGWLAGEANIGFSLRLGWFAGLAVLTTVSLEGAITGWGVAPASTNERPLAETLIAARAHPDPRLPSVGSPVGIELADSGFGGEDDEAHLVATYGVRLVATPQRGSRRRWPTAVRRWVARHRQIVETVIGRLRHTFGLARERPHTLAGFQARLAARVALHNLCCWLNRQRGRPLLAVANLITW
- a CDS encoding ABC transporter permease, encoding MTVDTTLAEEHSRHWFPALRLRSRRVPVPVLVGTAVLALWVVVALTVQWWAPFGPLDPTSTRLSGPSLKHPFGTDALGRDVFTRTLYGAKISLRIAVIVIAASAGLGCLVGAIAGFFRGWVDEVLMRISDITLAFPPIVLAMAITAALGPGIGNAMIAMIIVWWPVYARLLRGQILVVREQDHVLAAVAMGASPRRLMARHILPLSMSSVLVNATMDFGQVVLLAASLSFIGLGAVPPEPEWGAMIREGAARFYHWWVAAGPGLAILSVALASNFLGDGIRDFLDPSSRRR
- a CDS encoding ABC transporter permease encodes the protein MTRFVMRRLLLMPVLLLGIVTLTFVVSRTVPADPLASIVGERQLHNEQVVAAAKARWGLDKSLPEQYVIYVTNLLRGDLGTSFRTKSPVADDLLRRLPATLELTLAAMLFAVSVGVVLGMVAALKRDSWVDHVARLVALIGSSIPVFWAGLIALFIFYGKLGILPGPGRLDPQRNPPPELTGLYTIDALVALDFPLFWDALRHLVLPGVVLGWLVLGIISRLVRASLIEVLSQDYVRTARAKGLTETRVIVTHALRGALIPVLTIIGLSFASLIAGAVLTESIFAWPGIGSYAVEAARTLDFPAIMGVSIFVGAAYIVTNLVTDVAYALVDPRVRLS